Genomic segment of bacterium:
ATATTCAATACAGAACCGTTCGGGTTTGCTTCGGAAAGGATCAATCCATCCGGTGTGGAATAGCGGAATAAGATGCAATCATTGTCCACAAGCTCTGTCAGAGTGACGTCATCTGCGTAATAGTTTCCGTCTCCATGCGCGATCGGAATTCTCAACACCTGTCCCTGTGCAAGATGTTTTGTGAGAGGAGAGCGGGTCGTTTCAACACGCAAATTCACATGCATGCATCGAAATTGCAAACATGCATTTTTCATGAGAGCTCCGGGCAATAAGCCCGCTTCGCACAGAATCTGAAACCCGTTGCAAATTCCAAATACCGTTCCACCGTCGCGCGCAAAACGTTCCACCGCTTTCATCACCGGCGAATAACGCGCCATTGCTCCC
This window contains:
- the purQ gene encoding phosphoribosylformylglycinamidine synthase subunit PurQ — encoded protein: MKIKVIVFPGSNCDHDTEHVFRNILGQDVEMVWHKEEQVGNANLIILPGGFSYGDYLRTGAMARYSPVMKAVERFARDGGTVFGICNGFQILCEAGLLPGALMKNACLQFRCMHVNLRVETTRSPLTKHLAQGQVLRIPIAHGDGNYYADDVTLTELVDNDCILFRYSTPDGLILSEANPNGSVLN